The genome window TCATGTTCAAAGCAGTGCCCGATAGCACTGAGATCCGCAGGCTCAGCCAGGTGCAGAAACTCCCTCTCCACATGAGGATGCTTCTCAGGGGGAGTCAGGCCCCTGCAACAGTCCGGATCTCCCCACCAGTGACACCAAAACCCCTCTACCTCCACCTCACTAAACACTTTGCCATGACGAACAGTCCCCAACCTCCTCACAGCCTGCTTAGGACTACATCCCATCCACACAACTCCTGGGAACTCAGGCCCCTCAGGCAGGGCCTTCTCTTAAGTGCTCTTGGGGTGCTGAGGAAGGGGTGAGACGCAGCTCTGCCTGGCCAGGGCCAGTATGGCTGATTTCACATCCCCGTGAATGCTTCCAGCCCACTCACTTCATCTCTTGCTCATCATCTTCTTGCTCCTTGCGCTTCTGCTCCTCCTCATACTCCTTGTACTGCTTCAGCATTGCCTCAAAGTCCACATTTGCCTGGCGCTGGTTGAGTTCCTTCAGCTCTTGCAGGTTCTCCAGAACCTCCATCTCCAGCTTGGAGTCCTTGGTTCGGTTCTCCAGGACCTGGGTGACCAGAGGGAAGCCAGGTTATGGGAGGTAGCTCAGCCTGCCAGCCATCTCAaacacagcctcctcctgcccacagtACAGGGCAGGAAGCACTAAGAGGATCATCACCATCCTCATTTTCGGGTCTTAATAGGACAGGAAAAACTGGGGCAAGGTGCAGCCTGTCACAGGTTCCAACACAGGAGGAAACCTCCTCAGGGCAGAGAGTTGGCTCTTGCCTGTCCAGAGCACAGCAATACCCCAGGAGCTTGAAGAACTAAGTCAACAGTTACAAATTCACCTGCTTTGCTGGGGAAAGCCAGCCAAGGCAGGGGAGAGGTTTGTGTTCTGCAGAGAAGGGCACATTCTTGTACCTTCATGGGATTGTTaagctcttcctcttccctctccttctgcattcttttctcctcttcctccaagAGCTTCTCAGCTTGGAAGTTGCGAGTGGCGCCATGCTCCATGGTGTAGTCTGTGTTCTCAGGGTCTGTCTAAGGAAGAAACAAGACAGTAGAATCATTGTAGCAGGGCAACTCTGCTCCAGCCATCCTGTGTCTGCTTCCAGAGCCACATTCAAACGTTTCCCAGTTTCATTCACATCACAGAGCAGACAATCAGCCATGGCCTTTTGTTGTGCTCCAGCTGATGTGCTGCAGCCCACGGATGGGTGAGACATTTCAGAACTACAAACAGCCATGAAAAGGGAAGATACACCAAAAAGCCCAGGCTCAGACTAGGTCTTTGCTGGGACACCCCTTCCCAATGGGGTCAGCACCCCATCATATCCACAGACTGCATGCATGGCCTCCCCAGAAAGCGAGAGTGCAGAAAATACGGAACATATTTCACCTTGAAAGTGATCTCTGCCAGGCAACGTGTGCACTTGATGTAGAAGCGGAAGATGGGAAGTCCCAGGTACACCTCATTCTGAACTGTCTCCTTACGGGCGTTAAACTTCTTCCCCTTATAGATGTATTCACCACATGTCTTGCATctagagaaggggaaagaaaagcccaTAATACATCAGAAAATGGGAACACAGTGACGAAGAAGAGTCCAAGTGATTTTCAGGTGGTGTGAGCccacattcacagaatcatagaatggcttgggttggaaggggcctttggaggtcatctagtccaaccccctgcagtgagcagggacatcttcaactaggtaAGGTTAGGTTCTAAGCAATGgttattttctcctttggaaATTCAGTACCTACTCTTATAAGAACCCCAAAATCACTCACAGTGTCTCTTCCCTCTCGCTTACCCTTTTCCCTCTGATCTGTGTCGCCTCtaactgctgctggcagcagctcccctgcTGCATATGGAGGTGAAATGATTCCTAAGCAAACTCATCTCTTCTAGAGCTGCCTCCTTCTGACCAGTATGGCCCCTCTTACCGCATGTTGAAGGGGGCCATGAGCCGCACCACATACTGTCGGTCCTTCGGGAGTTTGAGCTTTGGGATCTTAGCAGGATCGAAGTCCGGCGGGTAGTATTTCTACAGAGACAGAGCAGAGGCGTGTGTGCGCTGGGCGCGGAGTCACCCAGAGGAGCGTGAGCGGCGGCAGGCGGGCTCCCAGCTGCCACACCAGCCTCGGGCATCATCTCCGTGCACCAGGAGCCAGCGTGTCCCTACTAATCACGCATGTGGTGCCAAGCACCCCGGCCACGACCGCCCGCCAGAGTCATGCCCTGGCGTCTGTCTGTCCGTCCTCGCCCCCAGGCCCCACAACCCTTGCATGATTTTAGGCCTCAACCCTCCGGCCCCTGCCAACCCCATCCGAGCGCTGCCGGGAGCCTCAGCCTGGGGATGCCCCTCCACCGACatccccctcccagcctgagAGTCCCCTCAGGGATCCCTCCCCGCCTCGGGACCCCCCTAGCCGAGCAGGGACCCCCCAGCACACCCGGTTTGAGGACCAACTTCAGCGATCAGGGGACCCTTCCCAGGACCAGCCCGGCCTGGGGACCTCCACAAacacccccccatcccccctgCCAGAgaaccccccccgccccccccaactCACGTTCAACACCTTCCGCTCCGACATGGCTGCGACCTCCCACCACCACCGGTGTAACCCAGCAGCTGCCCTCCGCACCGCTCACCACTTCCGGGAAAGTAGCACCGCCTCCCTCCGCCGCTCATTGGTGCAACGAACCACAGTTTGGCTGTTCCTCGCTTGTTACTGGCTCGCTCTGCCGTCCGTCAGCGTGCTCCGCACACCGACAAGAGTCCGCCGATGCGCCGCGACCCGAGACGAGGTTCCGGGGGCTCTGTCCACTCCGCTGGACGCTGCGAGGTGAGGAGCTGGGCGGGAAACGCCTCTCCCCATATCTTACGTTattatataacatatatatatctctaaTATTCCATGTATATGTTATTCTATACCATACATGTTattat of Phalacrocorax aristotelis chromosome W, bGulAri2.1, whole genome shotgun sequence contains these proteins:
- the YJU2 gene encoding splicing factor YJU2, with product MSERKVLNKYYPPDFDPAKIPKLKLPKDRQYVVRLMAPFNMRCKTCGEYIYKGKKFNARKETVQNEVYLGLPIFRFYIKCTRCLAEITFKTDPENTDYTMEHGATRNFQAEKLLEEEEKRMQKEREEEELNNPMKVLENRTKDSKLEMEVLENLQELKELNQRQANVDFEAMLKQYKEYEEEQKRKEQEDDEQEMKAMLEQAQNRRLLVDSDSDEEPVKSRTKPVEKIKPTDILQEDPQPQSKKLKTESWERSVGKLNTKSQLAGLVTVRKQKPGPALGNGTENQGTTAKTGSFPTATGTTSSLGLLGAYSDSEDSTSD